A section of the Oryzias latipes chromosome 8, ASM223467v1 genome encodes:
- the tsen54 gene encoding tRNA-splicing endonuclease subunit Sen54: MADRKMAAREDFYNEVLSPSELFAARSRSRKIPVRGQKDFFPDESEEQRQRLQQSLDEHWSLVSEERVERLGNLVKGVWLPCRRLVELQSPAGKFWQTAGFSADGKQYLLPEEALYLMECGSVQIFHEDLPISIQDGYEAFLSADTVTLQQFQVFGHLKRLGYVVHRFDPGSEPTPYARQLNLPLSRARAGRAPKRRRSSSPPQTCSGALAQQEKMEAGQCSSGRQPTPAEEKDPRSPAGGGEDGGQAWWLSEERTGQRRTHSSAPSRWDFSGLAFPDLGSGEGLVAPPDPALLPGGLSVGVCDVASWRQKVNLRRVKVSEKEQRREEVQGRRMQQWSREVQRCRNWAEYQELLERRGAGHPGQPAHLWSGEVTPLHDPTHPITTAELLEKLRVLQPSHLLEGASRLNGSDQWRISFNVYQPDSAADFKKSNPGRPYARMCVCSFQGPVPDLRTIKQLAFQSGDVPVVFAVVDYGDISFYTFKDFQLPQDVHP; encoded by the exons ATGGCGGACAGAAAGATGGCCGCGCGCGAGGATTTCTACAACGAAGTTCTCAG TCCCTCGGAGCTGTTTGCGGCCCGATCCCGCAGTCGGAAGATCCCGGTCCGAGGACAGAAGGACTTCTTCCCGGACGAGTCTGAGGAGCAGAGGCAGCGGCTGCAGCAGAGTCTGGACGAACACTGGAGCCTGGTCTCAGAGGAGAGGGTGGAGCGCCT AGGAAACCTGGTGAAAGGCGTGTGGTTGCCGTGCCGGCGGCTGGTGGAGCTGCAGTCTCCTGCC GGAAAGTTCTGGCAGACGGCGGGCTTCTCCGCGGACGGAAAGCAGTACCTCCTCCCAGAAGAGGCTCTGTACCTGATGGAGTGT GGGAGCGTGCAGATCTTCCACGAGGACCTGCCCATCTCCATCCAGGACGGGTACGAGGCGTTCCTGTCTGCAGACACGGTGACCCTGCAGCAGTTTCAG GTCTTTGGACACCTGAAGAGGCTCGGCTACGTGGTGCACAGGTTTGATCCCGG CTCCGAGCCGACGCCGTACGCTCGACAGCTGAACCTCCCCCTGTCCCGGGCCAGAGCAGGACGGGCGCCGAAGAGGAGGCGGAGCTCCAGCCCGCCGCAGACCTGCAG CGGCGCCCTCGcacagcaggagaagatggagGCGGGGCAGTGCAGCTCCGGGCGCCAGCCCACGCCTGCGGAGGAGAAAGACCCCAGGAGCCCTGCAGGTGGAGGCGAAGACGGGGGCCAGGCTTGGTGGCTGTCTGAGGAGCGCACAGGTCAAAGACGGACTCACAGCTCCGCCCCCTCACGCTGGGACTTCAGCGGCCTCGCTTTCCCGGACCTGGGTTCTGGGGAGGGGCTGGTGGCCCCTCCAGACCCCGCCCTGCTGCCTGGGGGCCTGAGCGTGGGCGTCTGTGACGTAGCCTCCTGGAGGCAGAAGGTCAACCTGCGGAGGGTTAAGGTGTCGGagaaggagcagaggagggaggaggtCCAAGGCAGGCGGATGCAGCAGTGGAGCAGAGAG GTTCAGCGGTGCAGAAACTGGGCGGAGTATCAGGAGCTCCTGGAGAGGCGAGGGGCGGGGCATCCGGGCCAACCAGCTCACCTGTGGAGCGGCGAGGTCACGCCCTTACATGACCCAACGCATCCCATCACCACAG CGGAGCTGCTGGAGAAACTCCGAGTCCTCCAACCGTCTCACCTGCTGGAGGGCGCGTCCAG GTTAAACGGTTCTGACCAGTGGAGGATCAGCTTCAACGTCTACCAGCCGGACTCGGCGGCCGATTTCAAGAAGAGCAACCCGGGGAGGCCGTATGCGCGCATGTGCGTGTGCAG CTTCCAGGGGCCGGTGCCAGACCTGCGGACCATCAAGCAGCTGGCCTTCCAGAGCGGAGACGTCCCCGTCGTCTTTGCCGTCGTGGACTATGGGGACATTTCCTTTTACACCTTCAAGGACTTCCAGCTGCCCCAGGACGTCCACCCCTGA